The DNA sequence TATCGTGGGGCAGGCGCCGGGCGTGCGGCTGCTGGCCGAACGGGTGCTGGGGGACAACGGCGCCGGCAGCGATGCGGCGGTGGCGGCGGGCATCATTCACGCAACCGACCAGGGCGCCTCGGTGATCAGTCTGAGCTTGGGGGGCCCCGAGGCCGTGCCCGTGATTGACGACGCCGTGCGTTATGCGCAGGCCCGCGGGGTTTTGCTGGTGGCAGCCATGGGCAATGAAGGCGGTTTGCGGCCCTCCTATCCGGCCGCCAATGCGGGGGTGCTGGCCGTGGGGGCAACCGACGCCGCCGATGCGGTGTGCGGCTTCTCCAACCGAGGCGCCTGGATTTCGCTCTGCGCGCCGGGCGATGCGATCCTCTCGACCCTGCCCGGCCCGGCGGGCTACGGTTTGAAGAGCGGCACCTCCATGGCCACGCCCTGTGTGGCCGGAGTGGCGGCCCTGCTGCGCGATCGCCACCCCGACTGGTCTCCCGCGCAGGTGCGAGCCAGGCTGGAAGCCACCAGCGACGACTTGGGCGCGCCCGGCTTCGACCCGATCTTCGGCCACGGACGCCTTAACGCCGGGCGGGCGCTGCGAGGCTGACGCCTGCTCGACGGGCGGCCGCGCGGGCCTGCCGCCCCTCTGCATCTCGATGCTGAGGCGGCGTCAGGCAAACCCGGCCACGACGGAGTGGGGCCACGGGCCAGGCTGGCGGCTCGCCGGACGTGAGCCCTTGCCCACTGAGGACCACATGGCTCGCTAGAGGTGAGCCCTCCGCCGCCGGGACGCTAAGGGTCCGCCTGCGACTCCATGGGCCAGATAAGAGATATTATCTGGGAAGGCGCGAAGGGTGAACGATTTCATGCGGGTTTCCAGCTTTTTTGGGGGTGGTGCCCTGCACGGCTTGTGATTCCAGTTCAGATAATCGGAGGTTGCGGATGAGCCCGCTCCAAGAGATCGGCCGAGTGTCTGGACGTTGGAACTCGTGCTTGGGTGGTGGGCGGTGTCATTCTCGGACCATGCCTTCCGGGAATGAGCCTCGGCCTCGCCGACCCCGGGCAGCCCCAGCTGCTGCCCCATCGGACCCGCTGGTTCGTGCGGCTTGGAATGAGATTCCCTCAAGAAAAGCGTGTGGGCGTTTGCCTCGTGTCGTGTTGCTTGCGCTACCATGGCCTGAGGCAATTGCTCCGCGTTCCGTGTGGGTGGCCGCCGTGCGAGGGCTGGAGGTCGGTTTTGGACCTGGACATTCGCTGGAAACAACGATTCGACAACTTTTCACGGGCGCTTGTGCTGCTGCGAGAACCGTTGCAGCGCGCGCCTGAGTCATTGTCTGCCCTGGAGCGAGAGGGCACGGTCCAGCGCTTCGAGTACGTGCTCGAGCTGGCCTGGAAGACCCTCAAGGATTACATGGAGGCCCAGGGTGCCATGTTCGAACCCGTCACCCCAAAAAATGTCGTAAAAGAAGGCTACGCCGCCAAAATTCTGGCAGATGGGCAGGTCTGGATTGACATGCTCGATCACCGGAACTTGC is a window from the Candidatus Sericytochromatia bacterium genome containing:
- a CDS encoding S8 family peptidase; amino-acid sequence: AAAPSSPFGPLGAKAQPEALMVKLARPVSAARLRARLAAGNPATESSLDRALARIDWARVPSQGDGFRAALLAEPGVVAVLPSRTLRALGTAGRRVGSAPYNDPQASVQYALARVDTPGAHAVTTGSARTTLAIVDTGVDYRHPDFREATGAATRVVKGEDYVNLDGDPMDRNGHGTHCAGIAAATANNGVGIVGQAPGVRLLAERVLGDNGAGSDAAVAAGIIHATDQGASVISLSLGGPEAVPVIDDAVRYAQARGVLLVAAMGNEGGLRPSYPAANAGVLAVGATDAADAVCGFSNRGAWISLCAPGDAILSTLPGPAGYGLKSGTSMATPCVAGVAALLRDRHPDWSPAQVRARLEATSDDLGAPGFDPIFGHGRLNAGRALRG
- a CDS encoding nucleotidyltransferase substrate binding protein produces the protein MDLDIRWKQRFDNFSRALVLLREPLQRAPESLSALEREGTVQRFEYVLELAWKTLKDYMEAQGAMFEPVTPKNVVKEGYAAKILADGQVWIDMLDHRNLLSHTYRQVTFEQAVQAIRDRYLDAFEGLHAWLGARYDQP